A genomic region of Papaver somniferum cultivar HN1 chromosome 7, ASM357369v1, whole genome shotgun sequence contains the following coding sequences:
- the LOC113299620 gene encoding uncharacterized protein LOC113299620, producing the protein MPSSSSAPIPQSKTDLETVLSRARPFLRGEYESIDPNLPTLLSVLRSVGASECWHKHGSFYDHLVDMYRILKIWNTPESVCLCGLFHSAYSNSYVNLAIFDPSTGRETVRDHVGEAAERLIHLFCIVPRQTLIHDDLLFHYSDQELVEHLKLSELSVKNAKELGLFNPDEVWRKKLNSILPCDGISVKHIKSGDEFMVSRRVIAIFVLMTMADFSDQLFGFQDILFDNDNGRLEFTGNNFTSLWPGNGKPGLWMNSISRMGALYSLLVREEEIFIEEKKRVSGNLSMNEGRDEEIDLVIPPVFEHCTKVLDAGDQIIARDLYWEAVCDGNAKGLEKAEELLLKSIEGNPFVGEPHIVLGQIYLITGRFEEGEKEAEMGLKLLLEWGSPWDKRMSWEGWIAWSRVLVMKAKEKSWPQTSFGILNLGLVK; encoded by the coding sequence atgccatcatcatcatcagcgcCAATTCCACAATCAAAAACCGATCTTGAAACAGTTTTATCAAGAGCACGTCCATTTCTCCGAGGTGAATATGAATCCATAGACCCAAACCTCCCAACTCTACTATCAGTCCTCCGCTCCGTTGGTGCATCTGAGTGCTGGCACAAACACGGCAGTTTTTATGATCATCTTGTTGATATGTACAGGATTTTGAAAATATGGAACACGCCAGAATCAGTCTGTCTTTGTGGTTTGTTCCATTCTGCTTACTCAAACTCTTATGTTAATCTCGCGATTTTTGATCCTTCAACTGGACGTGAAACGGTACGTGATCATGTTGGTGAAGCAGCTGAGCGTTTAATCCATCTGTTTTGTATTGTCCCACGACAAACTCTTATTCATGATGATTTGTTATTCCATTATAGTGATCAAGAGCTTGTTGAACATCTTAAATTATCTGAATTATCAGTGAAAAATGCTAAGGAATTGGGTTTGTTTAATCCAGATGAAGTTTGGAGAAAGAAATTGAATTCTATACTTCCTTGTGATGGTATTTCAGTCAAGCATATAAAAAGTGGTGATGAATTTATGGTTTCAAGAAGGGTAATTGCGATTTTTGTTTTAATGACTATGGCTGATTTTAGTGATCAATTGTTTGGTTTTCAAGATATTTTATTTGATAATGATAACGGTAGGCTTGAATTCACTGGTAATAATTTTACTTCACTTTGGCCTGGGAATGGAAAACCAGGACTTTGGATGAATTCAATATCAAGAATGGGTGCACTTTACTCACTATTAGTTAGAGAAGAAGAGATTTTcattgaagagaagaaaagggttaGTGGGAATTTGTCAATGAATGAAGGTAGAGATGAAGAGATTGACTTAGTAATCCCACCTGTTTTTGAGCATTGCACTAAGGTTTTGGATGCTGGGGATCAGATAATTGCTAGAGATTTGTACTGGGAAGCAGTTTGTGATGGAAATGCTAAAGGGTTGGAAAAAGCTGAGGAACTGTTATTGAAGAGTATTGAGGGAAACCCATTTGTTGGTGAACCTCATATTGTTTTAGGCCAGATTTATTTGATTACAGGAAGGTTTGAAGAAGGTGAAAAGGAGGCTGAAATGGGTTTGAAGCTTTTGTTGGAATGGGGTAGTCCTTGGGACAAGAGGATGTCTTGGGAAGGATGGATTGCTTGGTCAAGAGTGTTGGTCATGAAAGCTAAGGAGAAATCTTGGCCTCAAACATCTTTTGGTATTCTTAATCTAGGACTTGTtaagtaa